A window of Bacteroidota bacterium genomic DNA:
TTCCTGTACCTGTTTTTCCATTTCCCGGTACAGGGTATTGAGCTGCAAAGCCTTGAAAGCATTGCTGTGATCCATACCCTCGGAGCTTACGTGCTGGTTGCTTTCGTGGTGGTTCACCTCTACCTGATCACTACCGGACGAACGACCTTCTCTAATCTGAAAGCCATGGTTACCGGCTGGGAAGAAATCCCCGATGCTGAAGTTAAGGCTGTTATCCAGGATGTGATCGATGAAACCGGTCAGCTGATCCGTCACAGTAACGGCAAAAAGGGAGAAAAAGAAAGGAAAGAAGTCAATACTGTCGTTTCCGAAGCATTCAATGAAAAGATCAATTAACCAACTAAAAAAATGTGTAAAATGAAAAAATATCTTTTTTCCATCCTCGCAACTACCATATTGATTGCAATGTTATCGGCTTCCTGCAGCCGGGATGATGTTTATAGCGGCCCGGACGAATGGGTGGATAATGTAAAGGGCAAATTACAAACTACTACCGTACAGGAATTGAAAGCAAAACTCGATAACTACGATATGTTTTATTTGGTTGATGTAAGAGAAGCCGATGAACATGCATACGGCTATATCCCCGGTTCTATAAATATCCCGGGTGGATCACTGGTTTTCAACATTGGTAATGAGGGATTCTGGGAACAGGAAATGCTTTATGTACCTCAAAAAACCGATGAGATCATACTTTATTGTAAAAAAGGTAAGCGTTCCGTACTCGCCGCCGATGCGCTCAGAAAAATCGGCTATACCAATATAAAATATCTCGATGGCGGCTGGAAAAACTGGGAAATGACCTATCCTCTTGAATATGAAAAGAAAGAGATCACAGGTCATCATGAAGAGAAAAAGGAATCAGGAGGGTGCTGATATCCGGCAAGACTAAACCCAGCCTCTTTTCCTGTAAAGTTCAAGGCCCTTATCCAGGGCCTTTTTTATGTGACCCTCCAATTCCGTATCAATAGATTTGATATGGAAACATGACTTCCCCTTGATCAATTTCAGCCAATCAGGATGAAATACTTCCTGTAAACTGTAAATGTGTGTAAGATCTTTCTCTATGGATGAAACTTTTGGGAATAACAATACAAAACCGGTAATGTTTAACGTATATAAAAATCGGCTTATGAAAATTCCCCTGTTGCATTTACAGGTAATATTTATGTATTTTTATCACTGCATAAGTATTAATTCAAATCCATACACAATGAAATCCCTGAAAATCGTTTCCGCCTTTTTGCTGATGTCCATCATGACTTCACAAGTCATTCTGGCACAGAATTATGTCAGCACACAGCCGTTAAATAAAAACGCCATCCTGGAGGAATTTACCGGAGTGCAATGTCCAAATTGCCCCGCCGGGCACACCGTAATGGCAGGTATTTTGGAAAGCAATCCAGGAAGAGCTTTCTGTGTAGCCTATCACCCTTCCAATTCAAACTTTACTACTCCATATTCTGGTAATCCGGATTTCCGCAGAACCTACCCCAACGCTTTTTATTCCACTCCCTACTGCGGATCGTCACGGTTCATGCCCAGTTCCTTCATACAGCGACGAGAATGGAACGGTGAGAAAATTCAAAGCCGTACAGTTTGGGTACAGTATGCTGATATCATCATGGCAGAGGCTTCCCCACTGAATGTCGGGATGGCTTCAACGTACAATGAGGTAACCCATATGCTGGATGTTACGGTGGAAGTATATTTTACTCAGACTATAAACAACACCCTCAGTATTTACGTAACCCTGGCAGAAAACGACCTTGTTGCCCAGCAATCGGGAGGCTCTGCAACCTATGTACATAAACATACCTTCCGCGAAGCTTTTGTCGCTCAATGGGGAGACCCGATGAATGGCCCAACCACCCAGGGATCTTTATTGGTTTTTGAATATGAATTCGATAATACTTCTACCGGCTACCTGATGGAAAACTGCGAACTAATGGCTTTCCTGGTTGATAACACCACAGAAGAAGTCATCAGCGGTGTGGGAGTGCATGTGGGAGAACATACCATGATCCCGCCCACAGCAGATTTCGAGGCAGAAGACACAACCGTTGGATTGGGCACCAGCGTTACCTTCACCGATATGTCGACCGGTGATCCCACAGAATGGGAATGGACCTTCGAAGGTGGTGATCCCGCCAGCTCAACTTTGCAAAATCCTCCACCGGTATTCTATAACTCTATTGGCAACTATTCGGTTACTTTGTCGGTCAGCAATGACGCCGG
This region includes:
- a CDS encoding rhodanese-like domain-containing protein, which gives rise to MKKYLFSILATTILIAMLSASCSRDDVYSGPDEWVDNVKGKLQTTTVQELKAKLDNYDMFYLVDVREADEHAYGYIPGSINIPGGSLVFNIGNEGFWEQEMLYVPQKTDEIILYCKKGKRSVLAADALRKIGYTNIKYLDGGWKNWEMTYPLEYEKKEITGHHEEKKESGGC
- a CDS encoding PKD domain-containing protein, which codes for MKSLKIVSAFLLMSIMTSQVILAQNYVSTQPLNKNAILEEFTGVQCPNCPAGHTVMAGILESNPGRAFCVAYHPSNSNFTTPYSGNPDFRRTYPNAFYSTPYCGSSRFMPSSFIQRREWNGEKIQSRTVWVQYADIIMAEASPLNVGMASTYNEVTHMLDVTVEVYFTQTINNTLSIYVTLAENDLVAQQSGGSATYVHKHTFREAFVAQWGDPMNGPTTQGSLLVFEYEFDNTSTGYLMENCELMAFLVDNTTEEVISGVGVHVGEHTMIPPTADFEAEDTTVGLGTSVTFTDMSTGDPTEWEWTFEGGDPASSTLQNPPPVFYNSIGNYSVTLSVSNDAGQNETTKTGYIIVGYPPVTDFEADLTSILEGESIIFTDMSIQDPAAWSWTFEGGDPGTSNDQNPPAITYNTPGDYTVTLVTSNEFGENTMTKEAYIHVGGVGIEEGIDSQRANIYPVPSNGNLYFDFGTDPLQEGALVSITSSDGRIVHSIPLAPGKINFLSLDLSDEPNGIYYVILQDNGFKEVRKIILNK